The following are from one region of the Natrinema sp. HArc-T2 genome:
- a CDS encoding DEAD/DEAH box helicase yields the protein MCLLPRVCSVTRASADDATAIELRYEDGTVRIDGLEQSSRSPSSLRAAVPNLETDRRTGGWRLPAAHYAEVRAALDGTTTDGTTTSIDDHVLELEPIAPLASAYELRDYQQTALEAWLETDRWADGSIPQSLGQAPAGVLELPTGSGKTVIALKAIERLAVPTLVVVPTIDLLEQWQRELEREFGGEIGRFGGGEQRLEPITVSTYDSAYLKADSVGDRFGFVVFDEVHHLGGKGYREIARLLAAPARLGLTATFERPDGAHEVLEEVVGPLVNRVDVDSLAGDHLAEYDIKRLEVSLTPEEREEYERNQDVFTSYLAKSGINMQSGSDYQELVKRSGNDSDAREALLARQRAREIMLGSDAKLEALADVLDDHRDERIIVFTAHNDLAYEVSERFLIPTITHQTGATERREILERFREGTYTRIATSNVLDEGVDVPDANVAVVLSGSGSEREFTQRLGRILRPTTDGNRALLYEVVSEGTGEERVADRRR from the coding sequence ATGTGTCTCCTGCCCCGAGTGTGTTCCGTGACGCGGGCTTCGGCGGACGATGCCACGGCAATCGAACTCCGTTACGAGGACGGAACAGTCCGAATCGATGGACTCGAGCAGTCGTCTCGATCGCCGTCGTCGCTCCGCGCGGCTGTTCCCAATCTCGAGACAGACCGGCGAACTGGTGGCTGGCGGCTCCCTGCGGCCCACTATGCCGAGGTGCGGGCTGCACTAGATGGGACGACGACCGATGGGACGACGACCTCGATCGACGATCACGTCCTCGAACTCGAGCCGATAGCTCCCCTCGCATCGGCGTACGAACTCCGCGACTATCAGCAGACGGCGCTCGAGGCCTGGCTCGAGACCGACCGCTGGGCTGACGGGTCGATCCCCCAGTCGCTCGGGCAAGCGCCTGCCGGCGTTCTCGAACTGCCGACCGGCAGCGGCAAGACCGTCATCGCGCTGAAGGCGATCGAACGGCTCGCGGTCCCGACACTGGTTGTCGTGCCGACGATCGACCTCCTCGAGCAGTGGCAGCGCGAACTCGAACGCGAATTCGGTGGAGAGATCGGTCGCTTCGGCGGCGGCGAACAACGCCTCGAGCCGATCACCGTTTCGACGTACGACTCGGCGTATCTCAAGGCCGATTCGGTGGGCGACCGCTTCGGCTTCGTGGTCTTCGACGAGGTCCATCACCTCGGCGGCAAGGGCTACCGCGAGATCGCACGCCTGCTGGCCGCACCCGCCCGGTTGGGACTGACCGCGACCTTCGAGCGCCCCGACGGCGCACACGAGGTACTCGAGGAGGTCGTCGGTCCGCTGGTCAACCGTGTCGACGTGGATTCGCTTGCCGGCGACCACCTCGCCGAGTACGATATCAAGCGACTCGAAGTGTCGCTGACGCCCGAGGAACGCGAGGAATACGAGCGAAATCAGGACGTGTTCACCAGCTATCTCGCGAAATCGGGCATCAACATGCAGAGCGGATCGGATTATCAGGAGTTGGTCAAACGCTCCGGCAACGACTCCGACGCCCGCGAAGCGCTGCTCGCGCGCCAGCGCGCACGCGAGATCATGCTCGGTAGTGACGCCAAACTCGAGGCGCTCGCCGATGTCCTCGACGATCATCGCGATGAGCGAATTATCGTCTTTACGGCCCACAACGACCTCGCGTACGAGGTCAGCGAGCGGTTTTTGATTCCGACGATCACCCATCAGACGGGCGCGACGGAGCGACGGGAAATCTTGGAGCGCTTTCGCGAGGGGACGTACACCCGGATCGCGACCTCGAACGTGTTGGACGAGGGGGTCGATGTCCCCGACGCGAACGTCGCGGTCGTCCTCTCGGGCAGCGGGAGCGAGCGGGAGTTCACGCAGCGACTCGGGCGGATCTTGCGACCGACAACAGATGGCAACCGTGCGCTGCTCTACGAAGTGGTGAGCGAGGGGACTGGGGAAGAGCGTGTCGCCGACAGACGGCGCTAA
- the dnaK gene encoding molecular chaperone DnaK: MASNKILGIDLGTTNSAFAVMEGGDPEIIVNAEGERTTPSVVAFTDDDERLVGKPAKNQAIQNPEKTIASIKRHIGEDDYTVEIEGEEYTPEEISAKILQKIKRDAEDYLGDEVEKAVITVPAYFSDRQRQATKDAGEIAGFEVERIINEPTAASMAYGLEDDSDQTVLVYDLGGGTFDVSILDLGGGVYEVVATNGDNDLGGDDWDEAIIDWLADNFEDEHGIDLREDRQALQRLKDAAEEAKIELSSRKETEINLPFITATDDGPIHLEESMTRAKFESLTQDLIDRTVEPTEQALEDAGYDKDDIDEVLLVGGSTRMPQVSDKVEELIGEEPQKNVNPDEAVALGAAIQGGVLGGEVDDIVLLDVTPLSLGIEVKGGLFERLIEKNTTIPTEESKIFTTAADNQTTVQVRVFQGERELAAENELLGEFHLTGIPPAPAGTPQIEVTFSIDENGIVNVSAEDKGSGTTEEITIEGGAGLSDAEIEEMQREAEQHAEEDQQKRQRIEARNTAEATIQRAETLLEENDEQVDDDLRADIEAAIEELEETVDDSDADAEDIEAATETLSKELQEIGKQIYQEAGAAGAGGAAGGAAGAGAGGAGMGGMGGGPNPGPDAGAGAADDDEEYVDADFEDVSFDEDEDDE; encoded by the coding sequence ATGGCGAGCAACAAGATTCTCGGAATCGACCTTGGGACGACGAACAGCGCGTTCGCGGTAATGGAAGGTGGCGATCCGGAGATCATCGTCAACGCTGAGGGTGAACGGACGACACCCTCGGTCGTCGCGTTTACCGACGACGACGAACGGCTCGTCGGCAAACCGGCGAAGAATCAGGCGATCCAGAACCCCGAAAAGACGATCGCCTCGATCAAGCGCCACATCGGCGAAGACGACTATACAGTCGAGATCGAGGGCGAAGAGTACACGCCCGAAGAGATTTCGGCGAAGATCCTCCAGAAGATCAAACGCGACGCCGAGGACTATCTGGGCGACGAGGTCGAAAAGGCCGTCATCACGGTCCCCGCGTACTTCTCGGACCGACAGCGCCAGGCGACCAAAGACGCCGGCGAGATCGCCGGCTTCGAGGTCGAGCGCATCATCAACGAGCCGACCGCCGCGTCGATGGCCTACGGCCTCGAGGACGACTCCGACCAGACTGTCCTCGTCTACGACCTCGGCGGTGGCACGTTCGACGTCTCGATTCTCGATCTCGGCGGCGGCGTCTACGAGGTCGTCGCGACCAACGGTGACAACGACCTCGGTGGCGACGACTGGGACGAAGCCATCATCGACTGGCTCGCCGACAACTTCGAGGACGAACACGGCATCGACCTCCGCGAGGACCGTCAGGCCCTCCAGCGGCTCAAAGACGCCGCCGAAGAGGCCAAGATCGAACTCTCCTCGCGCAAAGAGACCGAGATCAACCTGCCGTTCATCACGGCGACCGACGACGGCCCGATCCACCTCGAAGAATCGATGACGCGGGCCAAGTTCGAGTCGCTCACGCAGGACCTGATCGATCGCACGGTCGAACCGACCGAGCAGGCACTCGAGGACGCTGGCTACGACAAAGACGACATTGACGAAGTCCTCCTCGTTGGCGGATCGACCCGGATGCCACAGGTCTCCGACAAGGTCGAGGAACTCATCGGCGAGGAACCCCAGAAGAACGTCAACCCCGACGAAGCCGTCGCACTGGGCGCGGCGATTCAGGGCGGCGTCCTCGGCGGCGAGGTCGACGACATCGTCCTGCTCGACGTTACGCCACTCTCGCTTGGTATCGAGGTCAAGGGTGGTCTCTTCGAGCGGCTCATCGAGAAGAACACGACGATCCCGACCGAGGAGTCGAAGATCTTCACCACCGCGGCGGACAACCAGACGACGGTGCAGGTCCGCGTCTTCCAGGGCGAGCGCGAGTTGGCCGCCGAAAACGAACTGCTCGGCGAGTTCCACCTGACCGGCATTCCGCCAGCCCCTGCAGGGACGCCACAGATCGAAGTCACGTTCTCGATCGACGAGAACGGCATCGTCAACGTCTCGGCCGAAGACAAAGGCAGCGGCACCACCGAGGAGATCACCATCGAGGGCGGTGCCGGCCTCTCCGACGCCGAAATCGAGGAAATGCAGCGCGAAGCCGAGCAACACGCCGAGGAGGACCAGCAAAAGCGCCAGCGCATCGAGGCCCGCAACACCGCAGAGGCCACGATCCAGCGCGCCGAGACGCTGCTCGAGGAGAACGACGAGCAGGTCGACGACGACCTCCGTGCTGACATCGAGGCCGCGATCGAGGAACTCGAGGAGACGGTCGATGACAGCGACGCTGACGCTGAGGACATCGAGGCGGCGACCGAAACCCTGAGCAAGGAGCTACAGGAGATCGGCAAGCAGATCTATCAGGAAGCCGGTGCCGCGGGTGCTGGCGGCGCTGCCGGCGGTGCAGCAGGTGCAGGCGCTGGCGGTGCAGGCATGGGCGGCATGGGCGGCGGCCCGAACCCCGGCCCCGACGCCGGCGCGGGCGCTGCCGATGACGACGAGGAGTACGTCGACGCCGACTTCGAGGACGTCAGCTTCGACGAGGACGAAGACGACGAGTAA
- the grpE gene encoding nucleotide exchange factor GrpE, which yields MSEDEGTNASAQGVPSEEQSDDGETADVDPETATTGDSESTAESVDSESTSATAGADSSAETTNGTTPAEPETETTDEDGIGGAPETSEDIQRLLDRLTEYDDELAHKVTSIVDEARELNGTVSNQREELEDLAERIESQAETIDELQGELEEYEAAIAERDEQIEDLKSRLKRKQADFQNYKKRAKKRQQQIKDRATEDLVERLIGVRDNLKRALEEDSGDAESLQQGVEMTLREFDRILEDENVSEIDPEPGTETDPQRHEVMMKIDSAQPEGTIADVYTPGYEMGEKVIQNAQVTVSNGELEEEATDESASDGAADDDVDAGADDAQSDAADAATDEEDDDAIELGGEVASDDPDKGSEDTAGAATADE from the coding sequence ATGAGCGAAGACGAGGGCACGAATGCGTCAGCCCAGGGTGTCCCGTCCGAGGAGCAATCCGACGACGGCGAGACGGCCGACGTCGATCCCGAGACAGCGACCACTGGTGACTCGGAGTCGACAGCCGAATCGGTCGACTCGGAGTCGACATCGGCGACTGCAGGGGCCGACTCGAGCGCGGAGACGACCAATGGGACGACGCCAGCGGAGCCCGAGACCGAAACGACCGACGAAGACGGAATCGGTGGGGCTCCCGAGACGAGCGAGGATATCCAGCGCCTCCTCGACCGACTCACCGAATACGACGACGAGCTGGCCCACAAGGTCACCTCGATCGTCGACGAAGCCCGCGAGCTAAACGGGACGGTCTCGAACCAGCGCGAAGAACTCGAGGACCTCGCAGAACGCATCGAATCGCAGGCCGAAACGATCGACGAGCTTCAGGGCGAGCTCGAGGAGTACGAAGCAGCCATCGCGGAGCGCGACGAGCAGATTGAGGACCTGAAGAGTCGGCTCAAACGCAAGCAGGCGGACTTCCAGAACTACAAGAAACGGGCCAAAAAGCGCCAACAGCAGATCAAAGACCGCGCCACCGAGGACCTCGTCGAGCGACTCATCGGCGTCCGCGATAACCTCAAACGCGCCCTCGAGGAGGACAGCGGCGACGCCGAGAGCCTCCAGCAGGGCGTCGAGATGACGCTGCGGGAGTTCGATCGCATCCTCGAAGACGAGAACGTCTCCGAGATCGATCCCGAGCCCGGCACCGAGACCGATCCACAGCGCCACGAGGTCATGATGAAAATCGACAGCGCCCAGCCCGAAGGAACCATCGCCGACGTTTACACCCCCGGCTACGAGATGGGCGAGAAGGTCATCCAGAACGCCCAGGTGACCGTCTCGAACGGCGAACTCGAGGAGGAAGCGACCGACGAGTCGGCCAGTGACGGCGCTGCTGATGACGATGTCGACGCTGGCGCTGACGACGCGCAGTCCGACGCTGCCGACGCGGCCACGGACGAGGAGGACGACGACGCGATCGAGTTAGGCGGCGAGGTCGCCAGTGACGACCCCGATAAGGGAAGCGAGGACACGGCTGGCGCAGCCACCGCGGACGAGTAA